The Xyrauchen texanus isolate HMW12.3.18 chromosome 17, RBS_HiC_50CHRs, whole genome shotgun sequence DNA window CACAGGAAATGTTCAGTTTCTTGCTACTGCTAATTATTCAGGAATAATATACCATTTTAAAATCTTCTCAAAGACAAAGGTAAGTCTGATTTTGATCTAACCTTATCCCGTGTGGTGATTTATGTTTGTTGATTAAATGTTGCATATTGTGAGGAAACTCATAGGCTTAAGGTCACATAAATTACAGAGATTTTGCAAATTAAATCGAGGACATAATATTAGGTTTATTGATATTTAAACATGCACATGAGCTTAGTTATGGGAGCTGTCCAGGGTGATGAAAGCAGTTTGTAACATTTTCCTAACAAAAATGCTGTGAAAATGTTGACTAACGTGGAAATTGTGTTTTGGGCTTAACTTATCTTAAAATAAAGCTCTTGTTCTATTTAAAACAGACGTTAACGTGGGCATTTGTGGAGAAAAAAGTTTACAGACCGGTAATGTAActatacacattttattgttgttattttttatttgtttttatagtcCTGATAAATAATATCGATtggaaaaagcaaaaatgaaatgcttttcattttaaGTCAGTCCTTTTCATAACATCTTGAGAATAAGATGCAACTCCTGTGACAATCAGGGTTTAATATGAAAGGTAAAGAGACATTTTCTCGTAACAACGAGATGTTATGTCGATAAAAATGAATCGCTGAGACTTACAGTTTCAAAAAGTGCGGTTAGCAGTGTGTCTATTGCATCACCCGACCCGTGCGATGGGTTTAACAAGGTTTAGGGGAGAATATAGGCTGAATAGGCACTCTTTGAGATCCAGATTGTGTTCGTCAGTAGAGTGAGTTGATTATTTCTTTGATATGGAAATGTACTATTCATGCAAGTACTATGAAACTTGTGTAACTTTTGAAGTGCATgttgatttatttgtgttgtaaatTATATGCAAGAAAGAAATTTTGAATGACATAAAAAGAAATGTTCATTCTttacaatgttatttatttttttcagactcACGTTTGATGACTTTACACAGAGTTGTGTCAATCAGAGGCATTTTCTCCCTTTTCCCCTTCAAACTGAAGTGGCTCCACACGATGTTTGTCGCTACTGCCCGCATCACTCTCCTCACACAATCCCCTGGATTTGCCCCACCAATAAGGCTGAGATGGTGAATCTGTGAAACATCATGGTTTGGCATGCAGGTTAGTACAGTCAACAAACTCATAGTCATTGTTCATTTCTCATTGTCACAATTTAGTTGTTGAATATGTTAAAGTAGAAACTTacataattgtatatattaataaagaAATTGTGCGTATTTGCTACAGAAATACTGTATCACcgatttatagattttatttattaggAATGAggaattcattaaataatttattaaataaatatgactaAAAAGAATTGAAATAATAGTAATGCTACTTTCCATTGCTTGTAAATTAGTGttaaaaaacaataatgacaTAACCATGAATGTGTTTTGTAAttgttaaatcatatttaaataaatagaagGTAATTTTATGTGCCCCGGAAAATAACCAAAATACTCACCACTCTCTTTCTGAAATCCGAGTCTTTAAGACGGTTGTCAAGGGCCTCAAGCTCCTCTTTGTTCTGAGCAATATTGAGCTCCAGGATGTCTTCCGCTCTCTGATGACCCTGGCATTTCCTCAGTAGGATGAGTATTTCTCTCTGGGTGGCTGCCAGGCTGTCTACTTTTCGTAGCAGAACCTCCAGTGTTTCTGTAATTAGAGAGCACCAGTTACACACTTGGTGAACCAAAAAGTAGCATAATATAGTGTAATATATTAACTACAATAAAAATATCATAAACCTGTCTAATTGGAGGAAAAATGACCTTTACACCATAATTCACTTAAAACGCTATCTAAAGGAAGAACTCAGTATCAATATgtactctttttctttttataatttacattCGATGCATTTGTTTCTTAGGCCTATAAAATGTACCTTTAAGCTCACTCTTTGTTGGGTCGTTGGGTCTTCGTGTGGTCAGCCCTTGCAGTTGTTTGTCTCTCCTCTAAAAAAAGTTATGTAATGTTATACAACAAGCACTCACTTTGAATTATTCTGTGTGGGAAAAGGTATCTTGTACagacaatttgattcctcatgatatgacctaTTTACCAATGTTATTTTGTTGCATACGCAATGTTATTATCATTGCCTCATCTAACTTCTAACATCAGTTACTTTCAATTCAATCTAAAATCAATTCAAATAAAGTTTACAGatgttgaatacaaataaaattttaccTTCAGTAATATATTCTGCCACAGACACAGAATGAAATATGGGTGATTCATCAAGATCTGCAAGCATGATAAAAACACAGTTGTCAACTTGAACCTTGAAAAACATCATATTGAGACGAATCCACTAAACGGATATGCCACTTTTGCCTGTGATATTTTACTACAAAAACCTGTCTTAGTAGGCACCAGTAGAATGTTTTAAGCAGTTGCAATCTGAGTATCTGAGTTGTCATTCTTTTCTGTACAACAAGTACAACATTTATATATCTGACAAATTattcttaaataatttaaaataatacatttattgtgaaaaTTATTAAAAGGAAGTTTCTGTATAGATAATGGCAGCAGTAATTTATCCAATAATAATTTCCATTGCCCGATTTGCATGGTTCTTTTGTCAATTTGGCTATAAACCAGCACAGACAGTGTACACAAAAATGTCAGTGGGCgcaattaattcttagtgaattcaccccatagagttaaataatttattcaattcTACCTTTAGATAAATCATGTGATGTACTGGGATCTGAATGGTCATTCTGGGAAGACTCTTTGACTTTTTCTATTTTGAGAatacaaagacaaaaaagaagtacatgtaattgcagaaaatatattttatgtactCATGGTACTATACTGTTTGATTTGTTTGTACTAATGTACTTGGTTTATGTTGGGGTGGGATGGGAAGTGTAGCCTCTGTTGCTGTAtcaatgaaatgtaaaataacaaatatgtttCAGGGggaaattttcattttaaacattaaatttaaataatttatttagttgtttaAAAAGAGCATACAAATATACTTATACCTTTGTCTGGCCTTTTCTTTAGGTTTTTTAGGAAATGGTCCATCTAAATAGCATGCAAAATGTTAATTTACTTTAACCTGAATTTAAATTTCCATTTGTTGAATGGTATTTAAAATGGTACCTTGATGCTTTCTTTTTCTTGGGGTCAGCCCTCAGTGGTGTCTCATCTAAATAGATCACACATTATTAATGTGCAGTTAGCAATGTATTCTTTGAAAGTTGATAATGATCAGATTTTTTCTGTTTCACTATCAGAAGATCTTAATGGACTACACAATACTCAAAGACTGAAAGTAATGCATACCATCGCTGCTATCATCATAACGGGCAGGTTTTTTTGTGGCCTTTTTCTGTAGGTGTCAACATCACTCTCCACAGCAGAATGATATTATTTGCACCACTTGAGGGCCTTTGCAAAATTGTCTGAAAATATAAAGCCAatggtaaaacaattaaaatataatcataatgtACAATCAGATAATTAAAGTATCCTCAAATAAATTAATCATTACCATTTGCCAATTTTTTTCATCAGGAATGTCTTCTTTTTTTGCCCTTTTAGTGGGGTTTGTAGGTGGCCAGTAGCTGTATTGTTGCTAGCATGCGTCCAGTGAAGTCagagacattgttaaaatatttatatacatttcttaatttttatatttttgatcaAGATTATATTGTTGATGTGGAACTTCTAAGTAAGTACATTGTTATAAAAGATTCACTGCTGGTGTAAGATGGCCATGAATGTCACTGTGTCTCCATTTTCGATCTTGATTGCTCTCTTTTCAATTAGTTTTTGGAGATCCACCTCATTGTCGTTTGTTTTTTACTGAAGTTGTACACCCCCAGAAGGAATGAGGGGCAGGGCTCAATGAACAATGGTGCAGGACTATGATAAATTCTGCAAAGAACATGTCCATCTTTCTCCTCATCATTGGTGATCTCGCAGCCATTGTCATCATCTAGGATGAATGCTCTATCCTTGCTCTtctttgtttgtctgtctttgttgtttttaattgtggaTGCACGTCTTTCCTCAATCCTGTTGGCAATCTGGCTAAGAGGGTGTGTTCCACTTCGTACCATCTTCTTGATTGTATGCAGGTATGTTTCGAATTTAAATGCACTGCAGTTGTCCAGACCATGAAATTGTATAGCATCATCAGTGATGTGGAGCATTGAGTGGATGTTGTACACTATGAACTCATTTCCATAGAGCTCTCGTCCTCTGCTGACAAAGTAGCTGAGCAAGCATCTAGCATATTCTGAGTGCTTTTTGACCAGTGTTGGGGAAACTAAAATGCACATTGCCACACTGAATGCCAAGAAATGTAGGTACATGTCATGCCCAAGAATTCCTTTCAACACAAGCTTGCCTGTATACAGCAAGAATTGACGGAATTCTGTTGCCTTCCATCTCTCCAGCTCATCCAGGCCTCGAGGGGTGCGAGCAAAAATGGAAGGAATTTGACTCCTAAGCTGAAGCAACCTAGAGCTGACTACTTGTTTTTGGGTGGTGGAGAGCCTGACTCTTCTTTCTCCACGGGTCCAACTGACAAGAAGCCTCTTCATCACCCCCAAGCATGCCTGATGCATGTAGTCGATTGGGAAGCTTTTGACCATATCAATGGGCAGCTGGATGAGTGGAGTATTGGCATTGTGATGCTCAGGCTGAACTTGGCTCCTAAATGAATCATCTGTGCGCAAGGTGAGGTTTTCTGTGGCTGGAAATGTTACTTTATTAAACCATTCACCTTTCTGGTCACATTTATCACATCCATAGTACCCAGAGCACAGCTTTGTGCCTCGTGTAAAGGCTTTTGCTGGAGCATCACACACAATGCAGAGAACATTAATAGTGAAATTTCTCTCCTTATACTGAAGGCCATGAGACATCAGATCATTGAGGTCTGCAATAACATCATCTAGGAAAGTCAGATCGGTGGGTTTCTTGTTTCCGCATGTTAACGTTGCTGGAAAAACGATGATGGGCTTGAGATGGACAGCGCAGAGCACAGGCCACATAACTTTACTTGAGCTCTTGAACAATGGCAGGCCATCAATGTTGAATGACAGATTAATTGTGTCATGGTCCAGGATCTCTTCAACAGGGTACTTATACAGTTTGTCCAGCAACTGTTGACGCAGTGGGTAATGCAAATACTCCATGCCACATTtctgcattgtggttattttcctaggTGTTTTGAGCAGAGTACGAGCAGAGGATGGAAGATTAGTGTGGCCATGTTTCTGAAGAATTTTCAACAGATGGTCAACAGCATTGTTCTTTACTTCGAACTGAGAAGCCCAGGATGCCAGTTCTGTTGCCAGGGATAAGCTTGCCATGCTGTCTTCCTGGTCAGATGTACCATCTTTTTTTCTGCAATGTCCATGACTTCCTCTAAGTCATCCTCCCAGTCAGTTTCTTCTGAAGGCCAGGATGCTTCAGAGGACATTGGAGATGAAAGGTTCATTGTGTTCTCCGTGGAACCTAAGGTATCACCTGCATCCCATTGACCTTCTGTGACTGTTTCGGACTCTTCCAGACTGTCCAATTCAGTGTTGTTATTTTGTGTAGATATCTTTTGAAGAACACGTTTAGTTGCTCTCCAGGATCTTAGATACTGCCTCGAACGTTCTATTTTGTCCGCACTCATTGTTAAGTCTGTAAATATTTTAGTGTAATGTCAGAATGTGCTTCTGTTTTTCTAACAACAAATCTCACTTATCATTTTTGATTGAATTATTCTGATtactgtattttgattactgtgcAAACCCatcattaaaaacacatgaagtTACTTAAAATCTTAGACTACATAAAAGTCTTAGATgactacataaaaaataaaaataataaacaaagctTGAAGTGAAGCCAAAGAATATTACTTACCTTGAAGTAAAAGATGGTAAGAAAATAAACTCAATGGAGGAGGCACTTGAAAACGATGTAAAAatctactaaattaaaaaaagataatcATTGGGTTGTTTTAGGTAAATGCATTGGTATCATGAATCGAAAAAGAGATCAGAAACTGCAAGAGCTTTTGAAACAAACTGAATCATGAAATCTATATGAGTCTCCAGGCCAACATCTGACTTATAACTTTACTAAGAAT harbors:
- the LOC127657718 gene encoding uncharacterized protein LOC127657718, whose protein sequence is MTIQIPVHHMIYLKILMNHPYFILCLWQNILLKRRDKQLQGLTTRRPNDPTKSELKETLEVLLRKVDSLAATQREILILLRKCQGHQRAEDILELNIAQNKEELEALDNRLKDSDFRKRVIHHLSLIGGANPGDCVRRVMRAVATNIVWSHFSLKGKREKMPLIDTTLCKVIKRSTASRPCRIGVVRLFCIPLHSPSLFKRIIIVL